Proteins encoded in a region of the Salipiger sp. CCB-MM3 genome:
- the cimA gene encoding citramalate synthase, with amino-acid sequence MGKERLYIYDTTLRDGQQTQGVQFSTAEKHRIVAALDALGVDYIEGGWPGANPTDSAFFDEVGETRATMTAFGMTKRAGRSAANDDVLAAVLNAGTPSVCLVGKTHEFHVTTALGITLEENLEAISASVAHCVAQGREALFDAEHFFDGYKANPGYALGCVKAALESGARWVVLCDTNGGTLPEEVGRIVREVIAAGVPGERLGIHTHNDTENAVGCTLAAIDAGVRQLQGTLNGLGERCGNANLTTLIPVLLLKEPYASRYETGVRREALEGLTQMSRMLDEILNRVPMRQAAFVGSSAFAHKAGLHASAILKDPSTYEHIEPGQVGNRRVIPMSNQAGQSNLRRRLAEAGLEVEKGDPALGRILERIKAQEAEGYTYDTAQASFELLARDELGLLPEFFEVKRYRVTIERRKNKYDQMVSLSEAVVVVKIDGEKKLSVSDSLDTEGHDRGPVNALSKALAKDLGPYQSMIDDMRLVDFKVRITQGGTEAVTRVIIDSEDGAGRRWQTVGVSANIVDASFEALLDAVRWKLIRDCGAARAAQ; translated from the coding sequence ATGGGGAAGGAGCGTCTCTACATCTACGACACCACCCTGCGCGACGGGCAGCAGACCCAGGGCGTGCAATTCTCCACCGCCGAGAAGCACCGTATCGTCGCGGCGCTGGATGCGCTGGGGGTCGACTATATCGAAGGCGGCTGGCCCGGGGCCAACCCGACCGACAGCGCTTTTTTCGACGAGGTGGGCGAGACGCGCGCCACGATGACCGCCTTTGGCATGACCAAGCGGGCAGGGCGCTCGGCGGCCAATGACGACGTGCTGGCGGCGGTGCTGAACGCGGGCACGCCGTCGGTCTGCCTCGTGGGCAAGACCCATGAGTTCCACGTCACCACCGCGCTTGGCATCACGCTCGAAGAGAACCTCGAGGCGATCTCGGCCTCGGTCGCGCATTGCGTGGCGCAGGGGCGCGAGGCGCTGTTTGACGCCGAGCATTTCTTTGACGGCTACAAGGCCAACCCCGGCTATGCGCTTGGCTGCGTGAAGGCGGCGCTGGAAAGTGGCGCGCGCTGGGTGGTGCTCTGCGACACCAACGGCGGCACGCTACCCGAGGAAGTGGGGCGCATCGTGCGTGAGGTGATCGCGGCGGGCGTGCCCGGCGAAAGGCTTGGCATCCATACCCACAATGACACCGAGAACGCCGTGGGCTGCACGCTGGCGGCGATCGACGCGGGCGTGCGGCAGTTGCAGGGCACGCTCAACGGTCTGGGCGAGCGCTGCGGCAACGCCAATCTCACCACGCTGATCCCGGTGCTGCTGCTCAAGGAGCCCTACGCCAGCCGCTATGAGACCGGCGTGCGCCGCGAGGCGCTGGAGGGGCTGACCCAGATGAGCCGGATGCTCGACGAGATCCTCAACCGTGTGCCGATGCGGCAGGCGGCCTTTGTCGGCAGTTCGGCCTTTGCCCATAAGGCGGGTCTGCACGCCAGCGCGATCCTCAAGGACCCCAGCACCTACGAGCACATCGAGCCGGGGCAGGTGGGCAACCGCCGCGTCATCCCCATGTCGAACCAAGCCGGGCAGTCGAACCTGCGCCGCCGCCTCGCCGAAGCGGGGCTGGAGGTCGAGAAGGGGGATCCGGCGCTGGGGCGCATCCTTGAGCGCATCAAGGCGCAGGAGGCCGAGGGCTACACCTATGACACCGCGCAGGCGAGCTTTGAGCTCTTGGCGCGGGACGAGCTGGGGCTGCTGCCGGAGTTCTTCGAGGTGAAGCGCTACCGGGTGACCATCGAGCGGCGGAAGAACAAATACGACCAGATGGTCTCGCTCTCCGAGGCCGTGGTGGTGGTGAAGATCGACGGCGAGAAAAAGCTCTCGGTCTCCGACAGTCTCGACACCGAGGGCCACGACCGCGGCCCGGTGAACGCGCTGTCGAAGGCGCTGGCCAAGGACCTCGGGCCCTATCAGTCGATGATCGACGACATGCGGCTGGTGGACTTCAAGGTGCGCATCACCCAAGGCGGCACCGAGGCGGTGACCCGCGTCATCATCGACAGCGAGGACGGGGCCGGGCGGCGCTGGCAGACGGTCGGCGTCAGCGCCAACATAGTCGACGCCTCCTTCGAGGCGCTGCTGGATGCGGTGCGCTGGAAGCTGATCCGCGACTGCGGGGCCGCGCGTGCAGCTCAGTGA
- a CDS encoding VOC family protein, translated as MSDEQLPNTAPPPHLLEAALYCADLDAAEAFYSGVMGLTKLQRVGDRHVFFRVGSGVLLIFNPEETEKPPRNPALPVPAHGARGPGHVCLAMPGAALDGWRARLLQAGVEIEQDFIWPNGARSIYFRDPGGNSVELAEPRLWE; from the coding sequence ATGAGTGATGAACAACTTCCAAACACCGCCCCGCCGCCGCATCTTCTCGAGGCCGCGCTCTATTGCGCCGATCTCGACGCCGCCGAGGCGTTCTATTCCGGCGTGATGGGGCTGACGAAACTGCAGCGCGTGGGGGATCGCCACGTCTTCTTCCGGGTGGGCAGCGGCGTGCTGCTGATCTTCAATCCCGAAGAGACGGAAAAGCCGCCGCGCAACCCGGCGCTGCCGGTGCCTGCGCATGGCGCGCGCGGGCCGGGCCATGTCTGCCTCGCCATGCCCGGCGCGGCGCTCGACGGCTGGCGCGCCCGCCTGCTGCAAGCGGGCGTCGAGATCGAACAGGATTTCATCTGGCCCAATGGCGCGCGGTCAATCTATTTCCGCGACCCCGGTGGCAATTCGGTGGAACTGGCCGAGCCGCGGCTCTGGGAATAA
- a CDS encoding HNH endonuclease, which yields MDGDFRTHFVREPSALRQHPALVLNADYRPLSYYPLSLWPWQEAVKAAFLDRVDIIAEYDEEVRSPSMTLKIPSVVVLKDYVKPRKRVAFTRFNLFLRDEFRCQYCGSKGDLTFDHVVPRASGGITSWENVVAACSPCNLRKGSKSLRRAGMSLYRAPRQPTAGELLNVGRKFPPNHLHDSWLDFLYWDAELEA from the coding sequence ATGGACGGCGACTTCAGAACTCACTTCGTAAGAGAGCCCTCGGCGCTCCGGCAACACCCCGCGCTGGTGCTGAACGCGGATTACCGCCCGCTCTCCTATTACCCGCTGTCGCTCTGGCCATGGCAGGAAGCGGTGAAGGCGGCCTTCCTCGACAGGGTGGACATCATAGCCGAGTACGACGAGGAGGTCCGAAGCCCCTCGATGACGCTGAAAATCCCCAGCGTCGTGGTGCTGAAAGATTACGTAAAACCGAGAAAGCGCGTGGCCTTCACGCGCTTTAATCTTTTTTTGAGGGATGAATTCCGCTGCCAGTACTGCGGCAGCAAGGGCGATCTGACCTTTGACCATGTGGTGCCGCGCGCCTCGGGCGGGATCACCAGTTGGGAGAATGTGGTGGCGGCCTGTTCGCCGTGCAATCTGCGCAAGGGCTCGAAAAGCCTGCGCCGGGCGGGCATGTCGCTCTACCGCGCGCCGCGCCAGCCCACTGCAGGCGAGCTGCTGAACGTCGGGCGGAAGTTCCCGCCCAACCACCTGCACGACAGCTGGCTCGATTTCCTCTACTGGGATGCCGAGTTGGAGGCCTGA
- a CDS encoding alpha/beta hydrolase gives MTRVLQAGRKGPVSGETRSCVVFLHGYGANGADLLGLADPLGEHLPDTMFVAPDAPEDCAGAPMGFQWFPIPWIDGSSEEESMQGMARAVQDLNAFLDALMVDEDLLPEQVALVGFSQGSMMALHVAPRREDEVAGVVAFSGRLISPELLADDVVVRPQVLLVHGDQDDVVPPQSMPAAAEALQGAGWKEVYAHVMKGTGHGIAPDGLGVALAFLRDKCGF, from the coding sequence ATGACCCGCGTTCTTCAGGCCGGCCGCAAGGGCCCCGTTTCGGGCGAGACCCGCTCCTGCGTCGTGTTCCTGCATGGCTATGGCGCCAATGGGGCCGATCTGCTGGGGCTCGCCGATCCGCTGGGCGAGCATCTGCCCGACACGATGTTCGTCGCGCCCGACGCGCCCGAGGATTGCGCCGGAGCGCCCATGGGCTTTCAGTGGTTCCCGATCCCTTGGATCGACGGGTCCTCGGAAGAGGAGTCGATGCAGGGCATGGCGCGCGCGGTACAGGATCTGAACGCCTTTCTCGACGCGCTGATGGTCGATGAGGATCTGCTGCCCGAACAGGTGGCGCTGGTCGGCTTCTCGCAGGGCTCGATGATGGCGCTGCATGTGGCGCCCCGGCGCGAGGATGAAGTGGCAGGCGTCGTGGCCTTCTCGGGCCGTTTGATCTCGCCCGAGCTGCTGGCCGACGACGTTGTGGTGCGCCCGCAGGTTCTGCTGGTGCATGGCGATCAGGATGACGTTGTGCCGCCGCAGTCCATGCCCGCCGCCGCCGAGGCGCTGCAGGGCGCGGGCTGGAAAGAGGTCTATGCCCATGTGATGAAGGGCACCGGCCACGGTATTGCCCCGGACGGGCTGGGCGTGGCGCTGGCCTTCCTGCGGGACAAATGCGGGTTCTAG
- a CDS encoding MFS transporter: MHSTTESRARRNVTILVLAQAFLGAQMPMIFTIGGLAGQSLAPNPCFATLPISLIVLGSMLSATPVSAFMQRFGRRAGFFLGTFGGTLGGIVGATGLYLQSFPIFLLGSLITGLYMSAQGFYRFAAADTASPAFRPKAISYVMAGGLVSALIGPQVVKLTADAYVIPFFGTYAAVIAVNLVGSLLFLFLDIPKPPAPAEGSPYGRTRWQLITTPRIAVAVICGMVSYALMNLVMTSTPLAVVGCGFETSDAANVVSAHVLAMFAPSFFTGQMINRFGVEKIMGLGLVILAGAGAVAMTGVELENFFFALVLLGIGWNFGFIGATTMLAGAHSAEERGRMQGLNDLLVFGGVTFASLASGGLMNCSGGTPQQGWSAVVMAMAPFLVLAGGALIWLVLRPEEQPAE; this comes from the coding sequence ATGCACAGCACAACAGAGTCCCGCGCCCGGCGCAATGTCACCATTCTGGTTCTCGCGCAGGCCTTCCTCGGCGCGCAGATGCCGATGATCTTCACCATCGGCGGGCTGGCCGGGCAGTCGCTGGCGCCGAACCCCTGTTTTGCGACGCTGCCGATCTCGCTGATCGTGCTGGGCTCGATGCTGTCAGCAACGCCGGTCTCGGCCTTCATGCAGCGCTTTGGCCGCCGCGCGGGGTTCTTCCTCGGCACCTTCGGTGGCACGCTGGGCGGCATCGTGGGCGCGACGGGGCTTTACCTGCAGTCCTTCCCGATCTTCCTGCTCGGCAGCCTGATCACCGGGCTCTACATGTCGGCGCAGGGGTTCTACCGCTTCGCCGCCGCCGACACCGCCAGCCCCGCCTTCCGCCCCAAGGCGATCTCTTACGTGATGGCGGGCGGGCTGGTCTCGGCGCTCATCGGCCCGCAGGTGGTGAAGCTTACCGCCGACGCCTATGTCATCCCCTTCTTCGGCACCTATGCGGCGGTGATCGCGGTGAACCTCGTGGGCTCGCTGCTGTTTCTTTTCCTCGACATTCCAAAGCCCCCGGCCCCGGCCGAAGGCAGCCCCTATGGCCGCACGCGCTGGCAGTTGATCACCACGCCGCGCATCGCCGTGGCGGTGATCTGCGGCATGGTGAGCTACGCGCTGATGAACCTCGTGATGACCTCGACGCCGCTGGCGGTTGTGGGCTGCGGGTTCGAGACCTCGGACGCGGCCAATGTGGTCAGCGCCCATGTACTGGCGATGTTCGCGCCGTCCTTCTTCACCGGGCAGATGATTAACCGCTTCGGCGTCGAAAAGATCATGGGCCTCGGGCTCGTCATCCTCGCTGGCGCGGGCGCGGTGGCGATGACCGGCGTCGAGCTGGAGAATTTCTTCTTCGCGTTGGTGCTGCTGGGGATCGGCTGGAATTTCGGCTTCATCGGCGCGACCACCATGCTGGCTGGCGCGCATAGCGCCGAGGAGCGCGGCCGCATGCAGGGGCTCAACGATCTGCTGGTGTTCGGCGGGGTGACCTTCGCCTCGCTCGCCTCGGGCGGGCTGATGAACTGCTCGGGCGGCACGCCGCAGCAGGGCTGGAGCGCGGTGGTGATGGCCATGGCGCCCTTCCTCGTGCTGGCAGGCGGCGCACTGATCTGGCTGGTGCTGCGCCCCGAAGAGCAACCGGCGGAGTAA
- the cysS gene encoding cysteine--tRNA ligase, with protein MTISLTNSKTRRKEVFTPIDPKNVRMYVCGPTVYDRAHLGNARPAIVFDVLARLLRHVYGPDHVTYVRNFTDVDDKINATAQARKAAGDPRSLEELIAERTEETIGWYLQDMGAVGVMEPDHMPRATQFIAQMVAMIDGLIADGHAYEAEGHVLFAVESYKDYGALSGRSVDDMIAGARVEVAPYKRNPMDFVLWKPSADDLPGWDSPWGRGRPGWHIECSAMAYELLGESFDIHGGGNDLMFPHHENEIAQSCCAHPHGEFAKVWLHNEMLQVEGKKMSKSLGNFFTVRDLLDGHDGMPAVPGEVIRFVMLSTHYRKPMDWTAEKAAQAEATLRKWYAQAAEALDNAEPYQPLVDALSDDLNTAGAIAELHQLSHAGDAPNLRASLRLLGFLDDGIPEWAMAPDVDLSGLAEHLAGVRAKAMETKDFSEVDRLKTALIEAGVEVRMSKAGVELLPGAGFDAAKLEGLV; from the coding sequence ATGACCATCTCGCTGACCAACTCGAAGACCCGCCGTAAGGAGGTCTTCACCCCGATCGATCCCAAGAACGTCCGGATGTATGTCTGCGGGCCTACGGTCTATGACCGCGCGCACCTCGGCAACGCCCGCCCGGCCATCGTCTTTGACGTGCTGGCGCGGTTGCTGCGCCATGTCTATGGGCCGGATCACGTCACCTATGTGCGCAACTTCACCGACGTCGACGACAAGATCAACGCCACGGCGCAGGCGCGCAAAGCGGCGGGCGATCCGCGCAGCCTCGAAGAGCTGATCGCCGAGCGCACCGAAGAGACCATCGGCTGGTATCTGCAGGACATGGGCGCGGTCGGCGTGATGGAGCCCGATCACATGCCCCGCGCCACGCAGTTCATCGCGCAAATGGTCGCGATGATCGACGGGCTCATTGCCGACGGTCACGCCTATGAGGCCGAGGGGCACGTGCTTTTCGCGGTGGAGAGCTACAAGGACTATGGCGCGCTGTCCGGCCGTTCGGTCGACGACATGATCGCCGGGGCGCGGGTCGAGGTGGCGCCCTACAAGCGCAACCCGATGGATTTCGTGCTGTGGAAGCCCTCGGCGGATGATCTGCCGGGCTGGGACAGCCCTTGGGGCCGGGGTCGTCCGGGCTGGCACATTGAGTGCTCGGCCATGGCCTATGAGCTTCTGGGCGAGAGCTTTGACATTCATGGCGGCGGCAACGACCTGATGTTCCCGCACCACGAGAACGAGATCGCCCAGAGCTGCTGCGCGCACCCGCATGGCGAGTTCGCCAAGGTCTGGCTGCACAACGAGATGCTGCAGGTCGAGGGCAAGAAGATGTCCAAATCCTTGGGTAATTTCTTCACCGTGCGCGATCTGCTGGATGGGCACGACGGCATGCCCGCCGTGCCGGGCGAGGTGATCCGCTTCGTCATGCTCTCGACCCATTACCGCAAGCCGATGGACTGGACCGCCGAGAAGGCGGCGCAGGCCGAGGCGACGCTGCGCAAGTGGTACGCACAGGCGGCAGAAGCGTTGGACAACGCCGAGCCCTACCAGCCGCTTGTTGATGCCCTGTCTGATGACCTGAACACCGCAGGGGCTATCGCGGAGCTTCACCAGCTTTCTCACGCTGGAGATGCGCCCAACCTGCGGGCTTCGCTGCGTCTCCTAGGCTTCTTGGATGATGGAATCCCGGAGTGGGCCATGGCACCGGATGTGGACCTCTCGGGCCTCGCCGAGCATCTTGCCGGCGTCCGGGCCAAGGCTATGGAGACCAAGGATTTCTCCGAGGTCGACCGGCTCAAAACCGCGCTGATCGAAGCGGGGGTCGAAGTGCGCATGTCCAAGGCGGGCGTCGAGCTTCTGCCCGGCGCGGGCTTTGATGCCGCCAAGTTGGAGGGGCTCGTTTGA
- a CDS encoding M23 family metallopeptidase, whose amino-acid sequence MRTRLAIKWHALLERYFPERRLFLRSDNDTRFIRLRSGTQAAATLGIALTVGWTIVATAILMMDSISAGNFREQARRDQTTYQQRLNELSRERDVRAAEAKAAQERFNVALTQVSEMQSQLLDSETRRRELETGIDVIQSTLGTAMKEREEATGRLATLQDQLDEGGTAIASAEGDGTLDLLSEALARTAEERDQVVADAQDALVRADEMATELRLREEQNDIIFRQLEDAMTISVEPLDKMFKAAGMNPDSLIKQVRKGYSGQGGPLTPLTFTTRGQEPSLDTERANRILGEMDKLNLYRIAAEKAPFAVPLKDPFRFTSGFGRRWGRLHAGTDFAAPHGTPIYATADGVVIHAGWMSGYGRLVKIQHEFGIETRYAHMSRINVKVGQRVSRGQQVGAMGNTGRSTGTHLHYEVRVGGEPVNPMIYIKAANDVF is encoded by the coding sequence GTGCGAACGCGTCTCGCGATCAAATGGCACGCGCTGCTAGAGCGCTACTTTCCGGAACGCCGACTTTTTCTGAGATCGGACAATGACACGCGGTTCATCCGGCTCCGATCCGGCACGCAGGCCGCCGCGACGCTTGGCATCGCCCTCACCGTGGGCTGGACCATCGTCGCCACCGCCATCCTGATGATGGACAGCATCAGCGCAGGCAATTTCCGCGAGCAGGCCCGCCGCGACCAGACCACCTATCAGCAGCGCCTCAACGAGCTTTCGCGCGAACGCGACGTGCGCGCCGCCGAGGCCAAGGCCGCGCAGGAGCGTTTCAACGTTGCGCTGACGCAGGTCTCCGAAATGCAGTCGCAACTGCTGGACAGCGAGACCCGCCGCCGCGAACTGGAGACCGGGATCGACGTGATCCAGTCGACCCTCGGCACCGCGATGAAAGAGCGCGAAGAGGCCACGGGACGGCTTGCGACGCTGCAGGACCAACTGGACGAGGGCGGTACCGCCATCGCCTCTGCCGAGGGTGACGGCACGCTCGATCTGCTGTCCGAGGCGCTGGCCCGCACCGCCGAAGAGCGCGATCAAGTGGTGGCAGACGCGCAAGACGCGCTGGTGCGCGCCGACGAGATGGCCACCGAACTGCGCCTGCGCGAAGAGCAGAACGACATCATCTTCCGCCAGCTTGAAGACGCGATGACCATTTCGGTCGAGCCGCTCGACAAGATGTTCAAGGCCGCGGGGATGAATCCCGACAGCCTGATCAAGCAGGTCCGCAAAGGCTATTCCGGGCAAGGTGGCCCGCTCACCCCGCTGACCTTCACCACCCGCGGTCAGGAGCCTTCGCTCGACACCGAGCGCGCCAACCGCATCCTTGGCGAGATGGACAAGCTGAACCTTTACCGCATCGCCGCCGAAAAGGCGCCCTTCGCGGTGCCGCTAAAGGATCCGTTCCGCTTCACCTCTGGCTTCGGACGCCGCTGGGGTCGCCTGCACGCGGGCACCGATTTCGCCGCGCCGCATGGCACGCCGATCTATGCCACCGCCGATGGCGTGGTGATCCACGCGGGCTGGATGTCGGGCTACGGACGTTTGGTGAAGATCCAGCACGAGTTCGGCATCGAGACGCGCTATGCACATATGTCCAGAATCAACGTGAAGGTCGGCCAAAGGGTCTCGCGCGGGCAGCAGGTTGGTGCTATGGGAAATACAGGACGCTCGACCGGCACGCATCTTCACTATGAAGTTCGCGTAGGTGGCGAGCCAGTCAATCCCATGATCTACATCAAGGCTGCAAACGATGTTTTCTAA
- a CDS encoding Hint domain-containing protein yields MAVFTLNLFDISLASTDDPLGFDDNGGYQFDLGVDTLTIQAAASAQAVLVDDTGDATFDDDAGAAQTLAAATVINGTLYGAGTVIESEYELDVRDGGGQAYTLQFVSLSGNAFSIEAFVIQGVALPFGEALTIVGRHDNTQGVHSYLTSLAPICFAAPTRIATTRGLRPAEQLRRGEWLLTERGRSVRLEMMLRVSCQQVDGPTLPPVRVRSGALGAGLPLRALCLSAQHRVRLPLGDRGAGKGPLVPAKALIALRGVGWARELAGLDYVHLVTSRHEVLQAEGVGCESFWPGPQSMRALPPVLRAKVRAVMGAAPERAGRFLGAAKAQRVLARRGIHCQGRACKNAGQGPGVS; encoded by the coding sequence ATGGCTGTCTTTACGCTCAATCTGTTCGACATTTCGCTGGCAAGCACCGACGATCCTTTGGGGTTCGACGACAATGGCGGCTACCAGTTCGACCTTGGGGTCGACACGCTGACCATTCAGGCCGCGGCCTCGGCGCAGGCGGTTCTGGTGGATGACACGGGCGATGCGACCTTCGACGATGATGCCGGGGCGGCGCAGACATTGGCCGCGGCAACGGTGATCAACGGCACGCTTTATGGCGCTGGCACGGTGATCGAGTCCGAATACGAGCTTGATGTGCGCGATGGCGGCGGGCAGGCCTATACGCTGCAGTTTGTCTCGCTTTCGGGCAACGCCTTCAGCATCGAGGCTTTTGTGATCCAAGGCGTGGCGCTGCCCTTTGGCGAGGCGCTGACCATTGTCGGGCGGCACGACAACACGCAAGGGGTTCACAGTTATCTCACCTCTCTGGCGCCGATCTGTTTTGCCGCGCCCACCCGCATTGCTACTACGCGGGGGCTGCGCCCGGCGGAGCAGTTGCGCCGGGGCGAATGGCTGCTGACCGAACGCGGCAGAAGTGTGCGGCTGGAGATGATGCTGCGGGTCTCTTGCCAGCAGGTGGATGGCCCGACCTTGCCGCCGGTCCGGGTGCGATCGGGGGCGCTTGGGGCGGGGCTGCCGCTACGCGCGCTATGCCTCTCGGCGCAGCACCGTGTCCGACTGCCGCTGGGAGATCGCGGCGCGGGCAAGGGTCCACTGGTGCCAGCCAAAGCCTTGATTGCGCTGCGCGGCGTGGGCTGGGCGCGCGAGCTTGCGGGCCTCGATTATGTGCATCTGGTCACCTCGCGGCACGAGGTTCTGCAGGCCGAGGGGGTGGGCTGCGAGAGCTTTTGGCCCGGACCGCAGTCGATGCGCGCGCTGCCGCCGGTCCTGCGTGCTAAGGTGCGTGCCGTCATGGGCGCGGCGCCAGAGCGGGCCGGGCGTTTTCTGGGCGCTGCCAAGGCGCAGCGGGTGTTGGCCCGGCGCGGGATCCATTGTCAGGGACGCGCATGCAAAAACGCCGGGCAGGGGCCCGGCGTTTCGTAA
- a CDS encoding squalene/phytoene synthase family protein, which yields MQLSDDLIACAGLIERGDPDRFAAAMAAPPQARRVLFPLYAFNLEVARAPWVTQETMIAEMRLQWWRDALEEIATGGAVRRHEVVTPLAQVLDGETAARLDPLVGARRWDIYRDPFEDEAHLTRYLEETSGLLLLAAGRGLAGPAGMGEEVALDAGYAFGLAAFLRAVPELESKGRVPLLDGRPEGVAALARGGLARLARARKGFGGVPKAARPALLAGWQAGPLLALAAREPQRVAEGTLQLSEFSRRARLAKAGFTGRV from the coding sequence GTGCAGCTCAGTGACGATCTGATTGCCTGTGCCGGGCTGATCGAGCGCGGCGATCCCGACCGTTTCGCTGCCGCCATGGCCGCGCCGCCACAGGCGCGGCGCGTGCTGTTTCCGCTCTATGCGTTCAACCTCGAGGTCGCCCGCGCGCCTTGGGTGACGCAGGAGACGATGATCGCCGAGATGCGCCTGCAATGGTGGCGCGACGCGCTGGAAGAGATCGCCACGGGCGGGGCGGTGCGGCGGCACGAGGTGGTCACGCCGCTGGCTCAGGTGCTGGATGGCGAGACCGCGGCCCGGCTCGATCCGCTGGTCGGCGCGCGGCGCTGGGACATCTACCGCGACCCGTTCGAGGATGAGGCGCATCTGACCCGCTATCTCGAGGAAACCTCGGGCCTGCTGCTGCTGGCGGCGGGGCGGGGGTTGGCGGGACCTGCCGGTATGGGCGAAGAGGTGGCGCTGGATGCGGGCTATGCCTTTGGTCTCGCAGCCTTCCTGCGCGCAGTGCCAGAGCTTGAGAGCAAGGGCCGCGTGCCGCTGCTGGATGGACGCCCCGAGGGCGTGGCAGCGCTGGCGCGCGGCGGGCTGGCGCGGCTGGCACGGGCGCGCAAGGGCTTTGGCGGCGTGCCGAAGGCGGCGCGTCCGGCGCTGCTGGCGGGATGGCAGGCGGGGCCGCTGCTCGCGCTGGCGGCGCGGGAGCCGCAGCGGGTCGCCGAGGGAACGCTGCAGCTGTCGGAATTCTCGCGACGGGCGCGTCTGGCGAAGGCCGGGTTTACCGGGCGGGTGTAG
- a CDS encoding DNA-3-methyladenine glycosylase family protein, with protein sequence MTDAVRQVGRIIHSDSCVAEGCVWLAEAEPRFAHALELTGPLPLRRREDGFAQLLSAIVSQQVSVASARAIWARLEAAGMISPEAILSQDIEGLRALGLSRQKATYAQALAAEGIDFDALRTAPTQEVVETLTAVKGIGVWTAEIYAMFSLGHADVFAPGDLALQEAARILFDLDERPKERALRQMAEAWSPWRAVAARALWAYYHVQKQREGIA encoded by the coding sequence ATGACGGATGCGGTGCGGCAGGTCGGACGGATCATCCATTCCGACTCCTGCGTGGCCGAGGGCTGCGTTTGGCTGGCGGAGGCCGAGCCGCGCTTTGCCCATGCGCTGGAACTGACCGGGCCGCTGCCGCTGCGGCGGCGCGAGGACGGCTTCGCGCAGCTTCTGTCGGCCATCGTCAGCCAGCAGGTCAGCGTCGCCTCGGCGCGGGCGATCTGGGCACGGCTCGAGGCGGCGGGAATGATCTCGCCCGAAGCGATCCTGTCGCAGGATATCGAGGGGCTGCGCGCGCTTGGCCTGTCGCGGCAGAAGGCCACCTATGCGCAGGCGCTGGCCGCCGAGGGCATCGACTTCGACGCGCTGCGGACCGCACCGACGCAGGAGGTGGTTGAGACGCTGACCGCGGTGAAGGGGATCGGTGTCTGGACCGCCGAGATCTATGCCATGTTTTCACTCGGCCATGCGGATGTCTTCGCGCCGGGCGATCTGGCGCTGCAGGAGGCGGCGCGCATCCTCTTTGATCTGGACGAGCGCCCGAAAGAACGCGCGCTACGCCAGATGGCGGAGGCATGGAGCCCATGGCGAGCGGTTGCGGCGCGGGCGCTCTGGGCCTACTACCATGTGCAAAAGCAAAGGGAAGGTATTGCATGA
- a CDS encoding bactofilin family protein yields MFSKSKINEPGPKAEDTAAKPAVSDAPRSTEFKPTAPKAKPPASVLSSDLHITGNIKTTGDIQVEGTIEGDIRAHLLTVGESATIKGEIIADDVVINGRIVGRVRGLKVRLTATARVEGDIIHKTIAIESGAHFEGSVQRADDPLSTGKKAAAPAAATADQHTAG; encoded by the coding sequence ATGTTTTCTAAGAGCAAGATCAATGAACCCGGTCCCAAGGCCGAGGACACCGCGGCAAAGCCCGCTGTTTCCGACGCGCCCCGTTCGACCGAGTTCAAACCCACGGCCCCGAAAGCCAAGCCTCCGGCTTCGGTGCTGTCGAGCGATCTGCACATCACGGGCAACATCAAGACCACCGGCGACATTCAGGTGGAAGGCACCATCGAGGGCGACATCCGCGCCCACCTGCTGACCGTGGGCGAGTCCGCCACCATCAAGGGCGAGATCATCGCCGATGACGTGGTGATCAATGGCCGCATCGTGGGCCGCGTGCGCGGCCTGAAGGTGCGTCTGACCGCCACTGCGCGCGTCGAAGGTGACATCATCCACAAGACCATCGCCATCGAATCCGGCGCCCATTTCGAGGGCTCGGTGCAGCGCGCCGACGATCCGCTCTCGACCGGCAAGAAAGCCGCGGCTCCCGCAGCCGCCACCGCGGACCAGCACACTGCTGGCTGA